GAAGCACTCAAGGTGCTCCAGCCGTTACTCGACTCCGACGCCGACAAGCCGAGCGTGCAGCTGCTCGCGGGTCGGGCGTACTTCCACTCGGCGCAGTTGAGACGTGCCGAACGCGCGTTGAACCGGGTCCTGGAGCTCGACCCGTCCGACCACTACGCGCGATTCGTCCTCGGTCGCACGTTGCAGCGGCTCGGCAGGATGGTGGAAGCCCTGGCCCAGCTCCGCATG
The window above is part of the Saccharomonospora glauca K62 genome. Proteins encoded here:
- a CDS encoding tetratricopeptide repeat protein, with amino-acid sequence MDDEAPSPQLPGASSGNDRLAAFRRAEELVRRRPLEALKVLQPLLDSDADKPSVQLLAGRAYFHSAQLRRAERALNRVLELDPSDHYARFVLGRTLQRLGRMVEALAQLRMATAMNPVPEYQDALGQVAARVALDRKG